One Campylobacter concisus DNA window includes the following coding sequences:
- a CDS encoding DIP1984 family protein, translating to MKLAQALILRSDTQKRIEQLKVRLLSNAKTQENESPSEDPKLLLKELDKLTSELFTLICSINLTNSSAKFDGMSLTEMIAKKDALVLKANVLREFATSASQKVDLYSNSEIKILSTVDVSALQKQVDAISKEIRELEMKLQEANWSVDLVE from the coding sequence ATGAAACTAGCTCAGGCTCTCATCCTAAGATCTGACACGCAAAAGCGTATCGAACAGCTAAAAGTTAGGCTACTTAGCAATGCAAAAACGCAGGAGAATGAAAGTCCAAGCGAGGATCCAAAGCTGCTTTTAAAAGAGCTTGATAAGCTAACAAGCGAGCTTTTTACGCTCATTTGCTCTATAAATTTAACAAACTCAAGTGCTAAATTTGATGGCATGAGCCTCACTGAGATGATCGCTAAAAAGGATGCTTTGGTGCTAAAAGCAAACGTGCTTAGGGAGTTTGCCACGAGTGCTAGTCAAAAGGTCGATCTTTACTCAAACAGCGAGATCAAAATTTTAAGCACGGTCGATGTGAGCGCACTTCAAAAGCAAGTAGATGCGATTTCAAAAGAGATCAGAGAGCTTGAGATGAAGCTTCAGGAGGCAAACTGGTCGGTTGATCTAGTAGAGTAA
- a CDS encoding trans-sulfuration enzyme family protein: protein MKLDTLIVKGIEAKNNPNKAVVPPVFLASTFVQDDLENFQEFAYSRGNNPTKKAFDDIFAKVEGSKYAFSFGSGMAATAAALSLIKTGQKVLLNSNVYGGTYRYVTSVFESHGIKSEFIDDLNFLSEDDISDDVAAIFIETPSNPLLRVTDIARISKIAHKKGALVIVDNTFLTPYYQKVLEHGADIVVYSATKYIGGHADVIAGIVTLNDDALAEKIKFAKNTLGGIISPMDAYYLIRGLKTLSVRFDRQTQNTHKIIKFLENNDAVSVVHFPGSYSEQEAKMQAAQASDIGALISFELDEKYDVNKFVKALEIFDLAVSLGGVESLICRPATMTHEAYPKELLDKIGIKQNLLRLAIGIENVDDLIADLDQAFKKAKR, encoded by the coding sequence ATGAAACTAGACACTCTCATCGTAAAAGGCATCGAAGCTAAAAACAACCCAAACAAAGCGGTCGTTCCGCCTGTATTTTTAGCTAGCACCTTCGTGCAAGATGACCTTGAAAATTTTCAAGAATTTGCCTACTCACGTGGCAACAACCCTACAAAAAAGGCGTTTGATGATATCTTTGCTAAAGTTGAAGGTAGCAAATACGCATTTAGCTTTGGCTCAGGCATGGCAGCAACAGCAGCTGCACTTAGCCTTATAAAAACAGGGCAAAAAGTCCTGCTAAATAGCAATGTCTATGGCGGCACATATAGATATGTCACGAGCGTTTTTGAAAGTCACGGCATAAAGAGCGAATTTATAGATGATCTAAATTTTTTAAGCGAAGATGATATAAGTGATGATGTGGCAGCTATCTTCATCGAAACTCCCTCAAACCCTCTTTTAAGAGTGACTGATATCGCTAGAATTTCAAAGATCGCTCACAAAAAGGGCGCTCTAGTCATCGTGGATAACACATTTTTGACGCCTTACTATCAAAAAGTGCTTGAGCACGGAGCTGACATCGTGGTTTATAGTGCTACAAAGTATATCGGCGGACACGCTGACGTGATCGCTGGTATCGTCACGCTAAACGACGATGCTTTGGCTGAAAAGATAAAATTTGCTAAAAACACGCTTGGTGGCATCATCAGTCCGATGGACGCATACTATCTAATACGTGGGCTTAAAACGCTTAGCGTTAGGTTTGACAGACAAACGCAAAATACCCATAAAATCATCAAATTTTTAGAGAATAATGACGCCGTTAGTGTGGTGCATTTCCCTGGCTCATACAGCGAGCAAGAGGCAAAGATGCAAGCGGCTCAAGCAAGCGATATCGGCGCTCTTATCTCATTTGAGCTTGATGAAAAATATGATGTAAATAAATTTGTAAAAGCGCTAGAAATTTTTGATCTAGCAGTGAGCCTTGGTGGCGTAGAGAGCCTTATCTGCAGGCCTGCTACGATGACGCATGAGGCATATCCAAAAGAGTTGCTAGACAAGATCGGCATAAAACAAAATTTGCTTCGCCTAGCCATCGGCATCGAAAACGTCGATGATCTAATAGCCGACCTTGATCAAGCATTTAAAAAAGCTAAAAGATAA
- a CDS encoding MalY/PatB family protein — protein sequence MKYDFDTLVSREGTNSSKWRMKSDVLPMWVADMDFKAAPEILSVLQKRLDNGVFGYSFIPKEWNEAIKSWWQRRHNVSLENEWMCFCTGVIPAISTAIRRFSSPGDQILVQAPVYHVFFNCIKNNGREILSNDLVYKNGSYEIDFDDLEAKLAQPLTTMMLLCNPHNPIGKIWDKETLKKIGELCYKHDVLVISDEIHCDITDPGLNYVPFISVSEECKNNSITCISPTKAFNIAGLQSSAVVTPNEKIRSRLNAAINYDEVGEANAFAIIAAIAAFNEGEAWLDELREYLFENKKVVANFIKEQGLPVKLLPSSATYLLWLDCSAFCEDSSEFMNFLRDKAGLWLNDGNAYRGDRFFLRMNIATQRERVLEGLKRLQNGINLYTSKR from the coding sequence ATGAAGTACGATTTTGACACATTAGTAAGCAGAGAAGGCACCAACTCATCAAAATGGCGTATGAAGAGCGATGTTTTGCCGATGTGGGTTGCAGATATGGACTTTAAGGCCGCACCTGAGATCTTAAGCGTCTTGCAAAAGCGCCTTGATAACGGCGTCTTTGGCTACTCTTTCATACCAAAAGAGTGGAACGAAGCGATAAAGAGCTGGTGGCAAAGACGTCACAACGTGAGCTTAGAGAACGAGTGGATGTGCTTTTGCACTGGCGTCATACCGGCCATCTCGACCGCCATTAGGAGATTTAGCAGCCCAGGAGATCAAATTTTAGTGCAAGCGCCTGTCTATCACGTCTTTTTTAACTGCATCAAAAACAACGGACGTGAAATTTTATCAAACGACCTCGTCTATAAAAATGGCTCTTACGAGATCGACTTTGACGACCTCGAGGCAAAGCTAGCTCAGCCGCTAACTACTATGATGCTTCTTTGCAACCCTCACAACCCAATAGGCAAAATTTGGGACAAAGAGACGCTTAAAAAGATAGGCGAGCTTTGCTATAAGCACGATGTTTTGGTTATTAGCGATGAAATTCACTGCGATATAACTGATCCAGGTCTAAACTACGTGCCATTTATCAGCGTTAGCGAGGAGTGCAAAAACAACTCCATCACGTGCATCTCGCCTACAAAGGCCTTTAACATAGCTGGCCTTCAAAGCTCAGCCGTCGTCACGCCAAATGAAAAGATCAGATCAAGGCTAAATGCCGCTATCAACTACGATGAGGTCGGCGAGGCAAATGCCTTTGCGATCATCGCCGCAATAGCTGCATTTAACGAGGGCGAAGCGTGGCTTGATGAGCTTAGAGAGTATCTTTTTGAAAACAAAAAGGTCGTTGCAAACTTCATAAAAGAGCAAGGCTTGCCAGTGAAGCTCTTGCCATCGAGTGCGACCTATCTTTTGTGGCTTGACTGCAGTGCGTTTTGCGAGGATTCGAGTGAGTTTATGAATTTCTTGCGCGATAAAGCTGGACTTTGGCTAAATGACGGCAACGCTTACAGAGGAGATAGATTTTTCCTTCGTATGAATATCGCAACGCAGCGTGAAAGGGTGCTTGAAGGGCTAAAACGCTTGCAAAATGGTATAAATTTATACACTTCAAAAAGATAA
- a CDS encoding toll/interleukin-1 receptor domain-containing protein — MLFISHSSKDKNEVNEIVTKLNVSKLLIWICDDNISSGADYTKEIPKAIRNSNAIVFVMSKNSVASKHVLKELGLALKYNKPIFPINIDGCETTEDTEYFFVDTQIFYKKDKDINQFISDIKNKLRPPRDNTLNLSKTNIKTFAIQHFKAMKYKISLGDWEKNKQVDKFCKSYPNLKDELIKYLCENCFWASKGKTELIISPHFLSWATISYFKGFEGELYWDIANFIKPGFVKNNDVLLREKSAFANSLRNNESQKELKITFYLFIKTPPIFESKKYTLPFLKKYGEKEQLPNLFINNSIMPQWIDIDSAETINSDIFKGFKTAYETIKTDEDIELENIEYEQYNGRVAETMAATFLKRNGLLVQRFGIENTLGNSLSFVKRAISLEDSDAIDSIKEFMSSPDLLVIKLNTKNEIVNSFMMDVKWREFKNKSDLIDSLSNGDLNFQAKKYSRYWERSFLFLFAIFKETKEIKIYIINAKDTAQEPIELKKDTRFIWLDENEIEILYKEATKYWIN, encoded by the coding sequence ATGCTATTTATTTCACATTCTAGCAAAGATAAAAATGAAGTAAATGAGATAGTAACTAAGCTAAATGTATCAAAACTGCTGATATGGATATGTGACGATAATATATCTAGCGGAGCCGACTATACTAAAGAGATACCAAAAGCTATAAGAAATTCAAATGCCATTGTGTTTGTGATGTCCAAAAATTCGGTCGCATCCAAACACGTATTAAAAGAGTTAGGGCTGGCATTAAAATACAATAAGCCGATATTTCCTATAAATATAGATGGATGTGAAACAACAGAAGATACTGAATATTTTTTTGTAGATACGCAGATATTTTATAAAAAAGATAAAGATATAAATCAATTTATCAGTGATATAAAAAATAAATTGCGCCCGCCTAGAGATAATACTTTAAATCTAAGCAAGACAAATATTAAAACCTTTGCTATTCAACACTTTAAAGCGATGAAATATAAAATTTCACTTGGTGACTGGGAGAAAAATAAGCAGGTAGATAAATTTTGCAAGAGCTATCCTAATTTAAAAGATGAACTTATAAAATATCTATGTGAAAACTGTTTTTGGGCCAGCAAAGGCAAAACTGAGCTTATCATCTCACCACACTTTTTATCTTGGGCTACAATATCTTATTTTAAAGGATTTGAGGGAGAGTTATATTGGGATATAGCAAATTTCATAAAGCCTGGTTTTGTTAAAAATAATGATGTTTTGCTTAGAGAAAAAAGCGCTTTTGCAAACAGTCTTAGAAATAACGAGAGCCAAAAAGAGTTAAAAATAACTTTTTATCTGTTTATTAAAACCCCACCGATATTTGAAAGTAAAAAATACACATTACCTTTTTTAAAAAAGTATGGCGAAAAAGAGCAATTACCTAATTTATTTATAAACAACTCTATAATGCCCCAATGGATCGATATAGATAGCGCAGAAACAATAAACAGCGATATCTTTAAAGGATTTAAAACAGCTTATGAAACCATAAAAACTGATGAGGATATAGAACTAGAAAATATAGAATATGAACAATATAATGGCAGAGTCGCAGAGACAATGGCAGCGACATTTTTAAAGAGAAATGGTCTTTTAGTGCAAAGATTTGGCATAGAAAATACACTTGGAAATTCACTCTCTTTTGTGAAACGAGCGATATCTTTAGAGGATAGCGATGCCATAGATAGCATTAAAGAATTTATGAGCTCTCCTGATCTATTGGTAATAAAACTTAATACAAAAAATGAGATAGTAAATTCTTTTATGATGGATGTAAAATGGCGAGAATTTAAAAATAAAAGTGACTTGATAGATAGTCTATCAAATGGGGATTTAAATTTTCAAGCTAAAAAATATAGTAGATATTGGGAGCGAAGCTTTTTATTTTTATTTGCTATTTTTAAGGAAACGAAAGAGATAAAAATATATATAATAAACGCAAAAGATACTGCGCAAGAGCCAATTGAGCTAAAAAAGGATACTAGATTTATTTGGTTGGATGAAAACGAAATAGAGATTTTATATAAAGAGGCTACTAAATATTGGATAAATTAG
- a CDS encoding DUF4062 domain-containing protein → MQKVFRVFVSSTFSDFKDEREILQTEIFPEIKKYCVDKGALFQPIDLRWGVSEEAQLDQKTLEVCLDEVKHCKDHPKPNFILLTGDRYGWIPLPFMIEKDEFEILLSKVKDEKLLKEWYRLDENQIPASYRLQERKGKYVKYEEWEKVENTLREILQEASKVLKKESQIAKYFTSATEAEFLERISKDENVKDNIFAFIRNIKDKGNTDNNFYEANNHERAAKLKEKIREQVSNLLELDAKIVGKNELDYEKDRFKECLKKFLKEKIDEFFKSENKSDQGNDDKEKKEDGNLFLKFKTNKLEDFISTPELDKVTKELLDYIDDTNSNKPYFISGRSGSGKSALMAHIIDEAEKNLKKISYIFIGTTPRSTNLNYVLSYLLGDNMPYVETEDGNITIKNAKISLSSQDDEGISSKEDIFSYKDMCKKAVETINALGQKEENFVFMIDAIDQLNTNNNPEWIPEILPSNVKLIISMLNDNNYSDDSSAYNFIKDRNYKVIELKKYSKALDLLENTLKKKNRKVTQEQSNYFLEQYKDAQTPFFIKMAAMEMAEWRSYDVIKKDVDLANNNKDVVKEFISNLGSIHHHSKDFIQKILCYLYISQNGLSENEILELLDCIVKNNNKRNNKFIEAVSPEKWHKNPIQNFPTVHWSRLWYVLKDLLKRSVIDGREVLYFFHREFENAIYEIYENELKKETENFLEDIVVLFDTSKGRWQVLFLSILEFYVNRYNENVDKYCQILANKNDIDDTLRKRNKKLTYLSHNNPSKDLISRFKILSYIVEILYKQDSKKWARSKAVITNNLATIYFKFNKEDKVKDIKELLKNSLAAIDSGSDKEQWAITYKRIFTNLLFAYLYIGDSKELKDLLSKFRGYKQINSGDIIFGKEPYTLLDITPDQLNDSAIDIFLNLPTEHIDENLANILYDICVKITNNNKNINPKQYIMVLEKASSIIKPLYEKLPDSYSNHYAYILNKLAVSYYELKDINSAINRLFELPQEDMSDELVNISYNNIISFTHEFTNVSNINIALALLIKAKDIIEPLYNKDNKKWANNWAEILNLAAKNYFIKQDCDNTLNMLINLPTDGLNDETANTCIANITQLHNIIKAPNLIDQIKAQKDLLEKAREITKNKYKENPQKWASDHAKILNPLVVRYKDLNDITNMLSALQDIPEQYLSIEAIDMSFKNIVIIAKALKRSGNQEISKELLNKAKVILEPEFNYWNNMYMEVLNELKD, encoded by the coding sequence ATGCAAAAGGTTTTTAGAGTATTTGTCTCATCAACATTTTCTGATTTTAAAGATGAAAGAGAAATTTTACAAACTGAAATTTTCCCTGAAATCAAAAAATACTGTGTAGATAAAGGAGCTTTGTTTCAGCCAATTGACCTTAGATGGGGAGTAAGTGAAGAAGCACAACTAGATCAAAAAACACTAGAAGTGTGTCTTGATGAGGTCAAACATTGCAAGGATCATCCTAAACCAAATTTTATACTTCTAACTGGAGATAGGTATGGTTGGATACCTCTGCCCTTCATGATAGAAAAAGATGAATTTGAAATACTATTATCAAAAGTAAAAGATGAAAAATTACTAAAAGAATGGTATAGACTAGACGAAAATCAAATCCCAGCGTCATATAGATTGCAAGAGCGCAAAGGTAAATATGTTAAATACGAAGAATGGGAAAAGGTGGAAAATACACTAAGAGAAATTTTACAAGAAGCATCTAAAGTTCTTAAGAAAGAAAGCCAAATAGCAAAATATTTCACTTCTGCTACGGAAGCTGAATTTTTAGAGCGTATTTCTAAAGATGAAAATGTAAAAGATAATATTTTTGCCTTTATAAGAAACATAAAAGATAAAGGCAATACAGACAACAACTTCTATGAAGCAAACAATCACGAAAGAGCCGCAAAGCTAAAAGAAAAGATCAGAGAACAAGTATCAAATTTACTAGAGCTAGATGCAAAAATTGTAGGCAAAAATGAACTAGATTATGAAAAAGATAGATTTAAAGAATGTCTGAAAAAGTTTTTAAAAGAAAAAATTGATGAGTTTTTTAAAAGTGAGAACAAAAGCGATCAAGGAAATGATGATAAAGAAAAAAAGGAAGATGGGAATCTTTTTTTAAAATTTAAAACAAACAAGCTTGAAGATTTTATATCAACACCAGAGCTTGATAAAGTAACAAAAGAGCTACTAGACTATATAGATGATACAAATTCCAATAAGCCATATTTTATATCTGGTAGATCTGGAAGTGGAAAGTCAGCCCTAATGGCCCACATCATAGATGAAGCAGAGAAAAATTTAAAGAAAATATCTTATATTTTTATCGGAACTACTCCAAGATCTACTAATTTAAACTATGTCCTTAGTTATCTACTGGGTGATAACATGCCTTATGTAGAGACTGAAGATGGTAATATCACAATAAAAAATGCAAAAATTAGTTTATCCTCTCAAGATGACGAGGGAATATCATCTAAAGAAGATATCTTTTCATATAAAGATATGTGCAAAAAGGCTGTAGAGACCATTAATGCTCTTGGGCAAAAAGAAGAGAACTTTGTATTTATGATAGATGCCATAGATCAACTAAACACAAATAATAACCCAGAGTGGATACCAGAGATATTGCCATCTAATGTTAAGCTTATTATAAGTATGCTAAATGATAACAATTACAGTGACGATTCAAGTGCTTACAATTTTATAAAAGATAGAAATTACAAGGTTATTGAACTAAAAAAATACTCAAAAGCCTTAGACCTTTTAGAAAACACATTAAAGAAAAAAAATAGAAAGGTCACACAAGAGCAATCAAACTATTTCTTGGAACAATACAAAGATGCTCAAACTCCATTTTTTATAAAAATGGCTGCAATGGAAATGGCAGAGTGGAGAAGCTATGATGTGATCAAAAAGGATGTTGATCTAGCAAATAATAATAAGGATGTAGTAAAGGAATTCATATCAAATCTAGGTTCGATACATCATCATAGCAAAGATTTTATTCAAAAGATACTATGTTATCTTTATATATCACAAAATGGACTCTCTGAAAATGAGATATTAGAATTACTTGATTGTATAGTAAAAAATAACAACAAAAGAAATAATAAATTTATAGAAGCAGTATCTCCTGAGAAATGGCATAAAAATCCTATACAAAATTTCCCTACAGTGCATTGGAGTAGATTATGGTATGTATTAAAAGATCTCTTAAAAAGAAGTGTTATAGATGGTAGGGAGGTATTATACTTCTTTCATAGAGAGTTTGAAAATGCTATTTATGAAATTTATGAAAATGAACTAAAAAAAGAGACTGAAAATTTTTTAGAAGATATAGTAGTCTTGTTTGATACTTCTAAAGGTAGGTGGCAGGTACTATTTTTATCAATACTTGAATTTTATGTAAATAGATACAATGAAAATGTTGATAAATATTGTCAAATCCTAGCAAATAAAAACGATATAGACGATACTTTAAGAAAAAGAAATAAAAAATTAACATATTTATCTCACAACAATCCAAGCAAGGACTTAATAAGTAGATTTAAAATTTTATCTTATATTGTAGAGATTTTATATAAACAAGATAGTAAAAAGTGGGCTAGAAGCAAGGCTGTAATAACAAATAACCTTGCCACCATATACTTTAAATTTAACAAAGAAGATAAAGTAAAAGATATAAAAGAGTTACTTAAAAACTCGCTCGCTGCTATCGATAGTGGAAGCGATAAAGAACAGTGGGCAATAACGTATAAAAGGATTTTTACAAATCTCCTATTTGCGTATCTTTATATTGGGGATAGCAAAGAGCTAAAAGACCTCTTAAGCAAATTTAGAGGCTACAAGCAAATAAATAGTGGGGATATTATTTTTGGTAAAGAACCATATACCTTACTTGATATCACTCCTGATCAATTAAATGATAGCGCAATAGATATATTTCTCAACCTACCTACAGAACATATAGATGAGAATTTGGCAAATATCTTATATGATATATGTGTCAAAATTACAAATAACAATAAAAATATTAATCCAAAACAATACATTATGGTATTAGAAAAAGCAAGCTCTATCATAAAACCACTATATGAAAAGTTGCCTGATAGTTACTCAAATCACTATGCATATATATTAAATAAATTGGCTGTGTCATATTATGAGCTCAAAGATATAAACAGTGCTATAAATAGGCTATTTGAACTCCCACAAGAAGATATGAGTGATGAGTTGGTGAATATATCCTATAACAATATCATAAGCTTTACACATGAATTTACCAATGTAAGCAATATCAATATAGCCTTGGCGCTATTGATAAAAGCAAAAGATATTATAGAGCCTTTATATAATAAAGATAATAAAAAGTGGGCAAATAATTGGGCAGAAATATTAAATTTAGCTGCCAAGAATTACTTTATTAAACAAGACTGTGACAATACACTTAACATGCTAATAAATTTACCTACAGATGGGCTAAATGATGAAACAGCAAATACATGCATAGCAAATATAACGCAACTACATAATATTATAAAAGCTCCAAATTTAATAGATCAAATAAAAGCACAAAAAGATTTATTAGAAAAAGCAAGGGAGATCACCAAGAATAAATACAAGGAAAATCCTCAAAAATGGGCGAGTGATCATGCAAAAATTCTAAATCCCCTTGTAGTTAGATACAAAGACCTAAACGATATAACAAATATGTTATCAGCTTTGCAAGACATACCTGAACAATATCTTTCTATAGAAGCGATAGATATGTCGTTTAAAAATATCGTAATTATCGCAAAAGCACTTAAAAGAAGTGGCAATCAGGAAATATCGAAAGAGCTTTTAAATAAGGCCAAAGTCATATTAGAACCAGAGTTTAACTATTGGAATAATATGTATATGGAAGTATTGAATGAGCTAAAAGACTAA
- the tpx gene encoding thiol peroxidase — protein MATTKFKGSEVNLSGNELFVGSYAPEARVVAQDLSEFCVGGNNGIEVLVCLPSLDTGVCAAEARKFNEKVAGKHGIKLSIISNDLPFAMGRFCTTEGIENLRVGSDFRYGEFAQNYGMLMSDGALKGLLARAVFVIKDGVIIHKQIVPEVTQEPNYDAVFDTIKQSGGCGCGCGCH, from the coding sequence ATGGCAACTACAAAATTTAAAGGCAGTGAGGTAAATTTAAGCGGAAATGAGCTATTTGTCGGCTCTTATGCGCCTGAAGCCAGAGTCGTAGCGCAAGATCTTAGCGAATTTTGTGTGGGCGGAAATAACGGCATCGAGGTGCTTGTCTGCTTGCCCTCACTTGATACTGGCGTTTGTGCGGCAGAAGCACGTAAATTTAACGAAAAAGTAGCTGGAAAACACGGCATAAAACTTAGCATCATCTCAAACGACCTGCCATTTGCGATGGGGAGATTTTGCACGACTGAGGGCATAGAAAATTTGCGCGTGGGAAGTGACTTTAGATACGGCGAATTTGCCCAAAACTACGGCATGCTGATGAGTGACGGGGCGCTAAAAGGCCTGCTTGCAAGAGCGGTCTTTGTCATCAAAGATGGCGTCATCATCCACAAACAAATCGTCCCTGAAGTGACCCAGGAGCCAAACTACGACGCAGTTTTTGACACGATAAAACAAAGCGGCGGATGTGGCTGCGGATGTGGCTGCCATTAG
- the sodB gene encoding superoxide dismutase [Fe] translates to MFELRKLPFDANHNAVVSAKTCEYHYGKHHATYVANLNNLIKDTKFADASFYEILRNSEGGLYNNVAQVYNHDFYWDCIAKKSEMSSELKAAIEANFANFKEEFLKAATTLFGSGWAWLVFDPSSKKLEIVQTSNAKTPVSDGKVPLLVVDVWEHAYYIDNFNARPKYLETFYENINWEFVSKAYEWALKEGLGSVEFYTKELHK, encoded by the coding sequence ATGTTTGAATTAAGAAAACTTCCGTTTGACGCAAACCACAATGCAGTAGTAAGTGCTAAAACCTGTGAATACCACTACGGCAAGCACCACGCGACCTATGTTGCAAATTTAAACAATCTCATAAAAGATACAAAATTTGCTGACGCATCATTTTACGAGATCCTAAGAAATAGCGAAGGTGGCCTTTACAACAACGTCGCTCAAGTTTATAACCACGACTTTTACTGGGACTGTATCGCTAAAAAAAGCGAGATGTCAAGCGAGCTAAAAGCTGCGATCGAAGCAAATTTCGCAAACTTTAAAGAAGAGTTTTTAAAGGCAGCTACAACGCTTTTTGGTTCAGGCTGGGCGTGGCTTGTATTTGATCCAAGCAGCAAAAAGCTAGAGATCGTGCAAACTAGCAACGCAAAAACTCCAGTGAGCGATGGAAAAGTGCCACTTTTAGTCGTTGACGTTTGGGAGCACGCTTACTACATCGACAACTTCAATGCTCGTCCAAAATACCTAGAGACATTTTATGAGAACATAAACTGGGAATTTGTAAGCAAAGCTTACGAGTGGGCGCTAAAAGAGGGCCTTGGCTCAGTTGAGTTTTACACAAAAGAACTACATAAATGA